The genomic stretch GCCAAGCTTCATTTCTCGAGGTAGGCCTTCTTGATGGCCTCCCAGTCAATGGGTTCAAGGTACGGGTTCGGGTAGAACATATCGGCATTGCCCTGCCACTCAGTCCGTGGACGAATGTCCACAAACTGCGGCACCTGATCCTTGAGGCCCAGGGCGAGCATTACCGCGTATTTGGTGCCGTACCAACCCCACTCAGGGAAGCCGTGCCAGGTCTCTGCAATGAGGCGGCCTTCCCGAATCCGCTCCACCGACTCAGGAGTACCGTCATTGGTGAAGACCTTGACTTCGGTTCGTCCAAGGCGCTCACAGGTGAGCATGGCTCCAAGACCCATCTCGTTCGAAGCCGCCCAGATAAAGTCGAGCGTCCCCTGAGGATTGGCGGAGAGAATGTCCTCCGTCACCTTGATGGCCTTTTCCCTGTTCCAGTCTGCCGGCAGGGTGGTGACAATCTTGATGCCCGGGAACTGGTCGATAACGGCGTGGAAGCCGCGGAGTCGAGCGGTGGAGAAGAATCCGCCGGCGATACCTTCGATGATTGCTCCGGTGGCCTTGATCTTATCCTTGAGGTTCTCAATGACCTCTGGGGTGTAGAGCTTCTGCCAGAATTCAAGATCAAGGAATGTCTCCGGCGCTACGTCGACTTTTTCTCCCTCGCCAAGGACTCCAGGACCCCCGAAGTAATCGACCACAGCGTACGCCGAAATCGTCCCTGCCACCGTGTTATCAAAACCAATATAGCAGTCCACATCCACTCCTTCAATGGGTTCAAGAAGGTTTACAACGATCACGGGAATGCCTGCCTTCTTGGCCTCCTGGAGGGCCGGTTTCACCACTTCGACTTCAATGGGAGATATGGCGATGACGTCTACTTTGCGCTGAATGAAGTCCTCGATGATGGCTATCTGGTCGGCAAAGGCTGTGTGGGCAGCAGGGGCACGAGTGATGATTTCCACGTTAATACCATGGTCCCGAGCATCGGCTGCAGCTTTTTCGAAGAAGTCCGTTGCCGTCTTGAAGACTCCCGTGATGTCCGGAGGAGTCCAACCAATGGTGATCTTGGGAATATCCTTTCCCCACACACTGAACGCAAACCCAAACAAAAGGAGTGCAACGAGGAACACACCGAAACTGCGCCGCATACTTCAACCTCCCTTTGCGTTTATTTTTTGCCCCTTTTGAGGGGCAAAATGCCGCCTCTCAAGCTCCTTCAAGAACGCTAATCCTTCCCGAAGCAGCACGTCACTCGATGGAGCCATTCTCCGCCAGATGCACGTTCCTGCTCGCATGGAATCCGAAACCTCGACAAAGGACTCCATTCCCACGATGCCCCTGTACCCACTCTCGGCAAGGGCCCTGAAGATGCCCTCCCAATCGACGGTACCGGTTCCGGGAATGCCCCGGTGGCTCTCGCTCAAATGGTAATGGCAGAGGTACGGAGCGGCCCTCTTCGTGGGGGTGTAGAAATCGTTCTCCTCAATGTTCATGTGGTACGAGTCAAGGTGTATTCTGACGTTTGGCTCTCCCACCATCACAAGGAGCTCAAGAGCTTGATCACAGGTGTTGATGAGGAAGGACTCGTACCGGTTCACCGGCTCAATCCCCACAAGGAGCCCGAATTCTTGCGCCTTCCGGGCGACTTTCTGCAACGCCTCGGCCGCACGCTCGAAGTACTCCCGGCCGGGGAAGGTGGAAATCCGCTTCCCCAAAGCCCCGTAGAGAACTCCCGAAAGGCTCAGGGCCCCCATCTCTCCCGAAACTTCAACGCACCGCATGAGGTACGCAAGCCCTCTCCGGCGAACGTCCTCGTCAGGAGACGACACATCGGTATCTTCAGAGAGAACGGTAGAAGTTACAATCGAAAGTCCCAATCGTTCGGCTTCCCTCCGGATATCCTTTGGACTCACCTCTTCAAGGTCCATGAGGGGCACCTCAAAGGCATCGAATCCGAGCTCTTTAGCTCTCTCAAGGAGCGCAAGAGCGTCCTTCGTCCATCTCGAAACCCAGGCGTACGCATGCACGGCGTAGCGGAGTCCTTCCACGGTATCAACCCCTCAGCACCTTGACCCGCACTCTCCCCTTATCCCCTCGGAAACGGGAGATGAAGAGGTCAATGGGCCGGTCGTTCACATCGTAGGTGATGTTCTCAAGAAGGAGCACTGGAGCTCCAGGATCAATCCCAAGGAGAGAGGCATCAAGGTCTGTGGCTACTGCAGGTTCTAAGCTCACCTCTGCCCACTGAGGCCTGAGGTTGTACTTCTCGGTGAGGAGCTGGTACAGAGAGCGGTCGGTGAGGTCTTCCTCCAAAAGCCTGGGGCAGAGGTGGTGGGGGATG from Candidatus Caldatribacterium sp. encodes the following:
- a CDS encoding sugar ABC transporter substrate-binding protein, with protein sequence MRRSFGVFLVALLLFGFAFSVWGKDIPKITIGWTPPDITGVFKTATDFFEKAAADARDHGINVEIITRAPAAHTAFADQIAIIEDFIQRKVDVIAISPIEVEVVKPALQEAKKAGIPVIVVNLLEPIEGVDVDCYIGFDNTVAGTISAYAVVDYFGGPGVLGEGEKVDVAPETFLDLEFWQKLYTPEVIENLKDKIKATGAIIEGIAGGFFSTARLRGFHAVIDQFPGIKIVTTLPADWNREKAIKVTEDILSANPQGTLDFIWAASNEMGLGAMLTCERLGRTEVKVFTNDGTPESVERIREGRLIAETWHGFPEWGWYGTKYAVMLALGLKDQVPQFVDIRPRTEWQGNADMFYPNPYLEPIDWEAIKKAYLEK
- a CDS encoding TIM barrel protein, whose amino-acid sequence is MEGLRYAVHAYAWVSRWTKDALALLERAKELGFDAFEVPLMDLEEVSPKDIRREAERLGLSIVTSTVLSEDTDVSSPDEDVRRRGLAYLMRCVEVSGEMGALSLSGVLYGALGKRISTFPGREYFERAAEALQKVARKAQEFGLLVGIEPVNRYESFLINTCDQALELLVMVGEPNVRIHLDSYHMNIEENDFYTPTKRAAPYLCHYHLSESHRGIPGTGTVDWEGIFRALAESGYRGIVGMESFVEVSDSMRAGTCIWRRMAPSSDVLLREGLAFLKELERRHFAPQKGQKINAKGG